A single genomic interval of Methylobacterium bullatum harbors:
- the gsiC_2 gene encoding Glutathione transport system permease protein GsiC — MLRFMLQRILVAIAVAVTVSVASFMLLHLSGDLAAAIAGPEATSAQVEAIRVQYGLNQPMLAQFTAWAWKALHFDFGNSFYFRESVVDLLASRMPITLFLGVVALAVALFVAIPLGVLAAVKRDTWIDRLALSVSVLGQAMPSFWFGLTLIMVFSVNLRWLPVSGNTTWKHFVLPAIALGYYAMPAVMRLTRNGMLEVLASDYVRTARAKGLPPRKILIRHALRNAVIPVIALAAVQFGFMLGGSIVIEAVFSLQGLGQLAWESIARNDFPVVQAIVLVLAMIYIALTLAADLLNAFLDPRLRQ, encoded by the coding sequence ATGCTCAGGTTCATGCTGCAACGCATCCTCGTCGCCATCGCGGTCGCCGTGACGGTGTCGGTGGCGAGCTTCATGCTGCTGCACCTTTCCGGCGACCTCGCCGCCGCCATCGCCGGCCCCGAGGCCACCTCCGCCCAGGTCGAGGCGATCCGGGTCCAGTACGGGCTGAACCAGCCGATGCTGGCGCAATTCACCGCCTGGGCGTGGAAAGCGCTGCATTTCGATTTCGGCAATTCCTTCTACTTCCGGGAAAGCGTGGTCGATCTCCTCGCCTCCCGCATGCCGATCACCCTGTTCCTCGGCGTGGTGGCGCTGGCCGTCGCCCTGTTCGTGGCGATCCCGCTCGGCGTGCTGGCGGCGGTGAAGCGCGACACCTGGATCGACCGGCTCGCATTGTCGGTCTCGGTGCTGGGCCAGGCGATGCCGAGCTTCTGGTTCGGCCTGACGCTGATCATGGTCTTCTCGGTGAACCTGCGCTGGCTGCCGGTCTCGGGCAACACGACCTGGAAGCACTTCGTGCTGCCGGCCATCGCGCTCGGCTACTACGCCATGCCCGCCGTGATGCGGCTCACCCGCAACGGCATGCTCGAAGTCCTGGCCTCCGACTACGTGCGGACGGCACGGGCCAAAGGTCTCCCACCGCGAAAAATCCTGATCCGGCATGCGCTCCGCAACGCCGTGATCCCGGTGATCGCGCTGGCCGCCGTGCAGTTCGGCTTCATGCTCGGCGGCTCCATCGTGATCGAGGCGGTGTTCTCGCTCCAGGGGCTCGGGCAGCTCGCCTGGGAGAGCATCGCCCGCAACGACTTCCCCGTGGTGCAGGCGATCGTGCTGGTCCTGGCGATGATCTACATCGCCCTGACGCTGGCCGCCGACCTCCTCAACGCCTTCCTCGATCCCCGGCTGCGCCAATGA
- the argE_2 gene encoding Acetylornithine deacetylase — protein MSRHDAIAHAARHYDGGGFRAVLQDAVARPTESQTTGQLPALHAYLSDFLMPAIAPLGFAGRILDNPDGEHGPFLIAERHEGDALPTVLIYGHGDTVRGYPEQWRAGLDPWAIVVEGDRWYGRGTADNKGQHIINLGALEAVMAARGGRLGFNTKLLIEMGEESGSPGLRDLCRAEARALAADVLIASDGPRVSAERPTLFLGSRGGYTFELVVNLREGSHHSGNWGGLLRNPGTVLANAIATLVDGRGTILLDALRPPTIPEGVRAALADIAVGTDPTAPRIDEDWGEPGLNAAERVFGWNTLEVLAFKTGDPDGPLNAVPPHAKATLQLRFVVGTDWEGLIPAVRAHLDAKGFLMVEVRAARSEVFRATRLPVEDPWVGWALASIEASTGKRPALLPNLGGSLPNDAFSEILGLPTLWVPHSYPACLQHGPDEHLLGPMSREALMLMAGLFWDLGETGPGILAERDAKRET, from the coding sequence ATGTCCCGACACGATGCGATCGCGCATGCCGCGCGCCACTACGACGGAGGCGGGTTCCGCGCCGTCCTGCAGGATGCCGTCGCCCGTCCCACCGAGAGCCAGACCACAGGGCAGCTGCCGGCGCTCCATGCCTACCTGTCCGACTTCCTCATGCCCGCCATCGCGCCGCTGGGCTTCGCCGGCCGCATCCTCGACAATCCCGACGGCGAGCACGGCCCCTTCCTCATCGCCGAGCGGCACGAGGGCGACGCCCTGCCCACCGTGCTGATCTACGGCCATGGCGACACCGTGCGCGGCTACCCCGAACAATGGCGCGCCGGCCTCGACCCGTGGGCGATCGTCGTCGAGGGGGACCGCTGGTACGGCCGCGGCACCGCCGACAACAAGGGCCAGCACATCATCAATCTCGGCGCGCTCGAGGCGGTGATGGCGGCCCGGGGCGGGCGTCTCGGCTTCAACACCAAGCTCCTCATCGAGATGGGCGAGGAATCCGGCTCGCCGGGCCTGCGCGACCTGTGCCGGGCCGAGGCGCGCGCCCTCGCCGCCGACGTGCTCATCGCCTCCGACGGGCCACGGGTGAGCGCGGAACGTCCCACGCTCTTCCTCGGCTCGCGCGGCGGCTACACGTTCGAACTCGTCGTGAACCTGCGTGAGGGCAGCCACCATTCGGGCAATTGGGGCGGCCTGCTGCGTAATCCCGGCACGGTGCTCGCCAACGCCATCGCGACCCTTGTCGACGGGCGCGGCACGATCCTCCTCGATGCCCTGCGGCCGCCCACGATCCCCGAGGGCGTGCGGGCGGCGCTCGCCGACATCGCGGTGGGCACCGACCCCACCGCGCCGAGGATCGACGAGGATTGGGGCGAGCCCGGCCTCAATGCGGCCGAGCGCGTCTTCGGGTGGAACACCCTCGAAGTGCTGGCCTTCAAGACCGGCGACCCCGACGGCCCGCTCAATGCGGTGCCGCCCCACGCCAAGGCGACGCTGCAGCTGCGCTTCGTCGTCGGCACCGACTGGGAGGGCCTGATCCCGGCCGTGCGCGCCCATCTCGACGCCAAGGGTTTTCTCATGGTCGAGGTGCGGGCGGCCCGTTCCGAGGTGTTCCGCGCCACCCGCCTTCCCGTGGAGGATCCCTGGGTCGGCTGGGCGCTGGCCTCCATCGAGGCCAGCACGGGCAAGCGCCCCGCCCTGTTGCCCAATCTCGGCGGGTCGCTGCCCAACGACGCCTTCTCCGAGATCCTCGGCCTGCCGACCCTGTGGGTGCCCCATTCCTACCCGGCCTGCCTGCAGCACGGGCCGGACGAGCACCTGCTCGGGCCGATGAGCCGGGAGGCGCTGATGCTGATGGCGGGCCTGTTCTGGGATCTCGGCGAGACCGGACCCGGCATCCTGGCCGAGCGCGACGCGAAACGGGAGACCTGA
- the dppC gene encoding Dipeptide transport system permease protein DppC has translation MTLQPSSSPVAPALPSADLLVQAAPLPEANAPLPASRSPTALALRRGLHHGGFMIGAVILGGIVLAALAAPLIAPHDPYAQDVSRRLIPPIWNVKGTWDHVLGTDKLGRDYLSRLIYGSQISLLIGIAAACISGLIGTVLGICAGYFGGKVDAVVSYVVTTRLAMPVVLVALAMASLVGGSLKVVVLVLGLLLWDRFAVVTRAATRQIRDQDFVAAARAAGFSNARILFQEILPNIFNALIVVATLEMAHAILLEAALSFLGLGVQPPLPSWGLMIAEGKPYMFFQPWVITIPGVALLVLVLAINLLGDGLRDVTAPEGRR, from the coding sequence ATGACCCTTCAGCCGTCTTCCTCCCCGGTGGCTCCCGCCCTCCCCTCGGCCGACCTGCTGGTCCAGGCCGCTCCCCTGCCCGAGGCGAACGCGCCGCTGCCGGCGTCGCGCTCGCCCACCGCGCTGGCCCTCCGGCGTGGCCTCCATCACGGCGGCTTCATGATCGGGGCCGTCATTCTCGGCGGGATCGTGCTGGCGGCCCTGGCCGCGCCCCTGATCGCCCCGCACGACCCCTATGCCCAGGACGTCTCGCGCCGCCTGATTCCGCCGATCTGGAACGTGAAGGGGACCTGGGACCACGTGCTCGGCACCGACAAGCTCGGGCGCGACTATCTCAGCCGCCTGATCTACGGCAGCCAGATCTCCCTTCTCATCGGGATCGCGGCGGCCTGCATCTCCGGCCTGATCGGCACCGTGCTCGGCATCTGCGCCGGCTATTTCGGCGGCAAGGTCGACGCGGTGGTGAGCTACGTCGTCACCACGCGCCTCGCCATGCCGGTGGTGCTGGTGGCGCTCGCCATGGCCTCCCTGGTGGGCGGCTCGCTCAAGGTGGTGGTGCTCGTACTGGGCCTGTTGTTGTGGGACCGTTTCGCCGTGGTGACGCGTGCCGCCACCCGCCAGATCCGCGACCAGGATTTCGTCGCGGCGGCCCGCGCCGCCGGCTTCTCGAACGCCCGGATCCTGTTCCAGGAGATCCTGCCCAACATCTTCAACGCGCTCATCGTCGTGGCGACCCTGGAGATGGCGCATGCGATCTTGCTGGAGGCGGCCCTGTCGTTCCTCGGCCTCGGCGTCCAGCCGCCCCTGCCCTCCTGGGGGCTGATGATCGCCGAGGGCAAGCCGTACATGTTCTTCCAGCCCTGGGTCATCACCATCCCGGGCGTCGCCCTCCTCGTCCTCGTGCTCGCCATCAACCTCCTCGGCGACGGATTGCGCGACGTCACGGCCCCCGAAGGGCGTCGCTGA
- the dsdA gene encoding D-serine dehydratase, with product MSMDADTSPAPSLDAIPASVREARPTTWLNPHLRPAAEFLPSLAFSLADVEAAEARWRRFDPLLRHLFSDLDTGRIDSPLMPLAGHVAKAIAGPDGGAVWVKADHALPVTGCIKARGGVYEVLVYAERLGLKKGLLRPGDSYARLAEAEAREAFGAHTVAVGSTGNLGFSVGVMARALGFAVEVHMSHDAKAWKKLRLRDIGARVVEHRGDYGSAVAAARSAFEGRADAHFVDDESSVDLFLGYAAAAFDLRRQLDGAGIRVDPAHPLCVYLPCGVGGAPGGVTLGLKLLFGDAIRCIFVEPVASPCMLVQLAAGLSRPVDVYEIGLDNRTAADGLAVAGASMLVAGTVGPLIEAVVTVADADLFAWVKRLWADPGLRLEPSAAAGFAAIRPYLDAAAPAQATHVVWTTGGALLPEAEFRDALARG from the coding sequence ATGAGCATGGATGCCGACACGTCGCCCGCCCCCTCCCTCGACGCCATTCCGGCGAGCGTGCGCGAGGCCCGGCCCACCACCTGGCTCAATCCTCATCTCCGGCCGGCCGCCGAGTTCCTGCCGAGCCTGGCCTTCTCCCTGGCCGATGTGGAGGCGGCGGAGGCGCGCTGGCGCCGCTTCGATCCGCTGCTGCGCCACCTCTTTTCCGATCTCGACACCGGTCGCATCGACTCGCCCCTGATGCCCCTCGCCGGCCACGTCGCGAAGGCCATCGCGGGTCCGGATGGCGGCGCGGTCTGGGTGAAGGCCGATCACGCCCTTCCCGTCACGGGCTGCATCAAGGCGCGGGGCGGCGTCTACGAGGTGCTGGTCTATGCCGAGCGGCTCGGGCTGAAGAAGGGCCTGCTGCGGCCGGGGGATTCCTATGCCCGGCTGGCGGAGGCCGAAGCCCGAGAGGCGTTCGGCGCGCATACGGTCGCGGTGGGCAGCACCGGCAATCTCGGCTTCAGCGTCGGCGTCATGGCGCGGGCACTGGGCTTCGCGGTCGAAGTCCACATGTCCCACGACGCCAAGGCGTGGAAGAAGCTGCGCCTGCGGGATATCGGTGCCCGCGTGGTCGAGCATCGGGGCGATTACGGCAGCGCCGTCGCGGCGGCACGCTCGGCCTTCGAGGGGCGGGCCGACGCCCATTTCGTCGACGACGAGAGCTCCGTCGACCTGTTCCTCGGCTATGCGGCGGCGGCCTTCGACCTGCGCCGCCAACTGGACGGGGCCGGGATAAGGGTCGATCCAGCCCACCCGCTCTGCGTCTATCTCCCCTGCGGCGTCGGCGGCGCGCCCGGCGGCGTCACGCTCGGCCTGAAGCTGCTGTTCGGCGACGCAATCCGCTGCATCTTCGTGGAACCGGTCGCCTCGCCCTGCATGCTGGTGCAACTCGCCGCCGGCCTGTCGCGCCCGGTGGACGTCTACGAGATCGGCCTCGACAACCGCACCGCCGCCGACGGGTTGGCGGTGGCCGGCGCCTCGATGCTGGTGGCGGGCACGGTCGGCCCGCTCATCGAGGCGGTGGTCACGGTCGCCGATGCCGACCTGTTCGCCTGGGTGAAACGCCTCTGGGCCGATCCGGGCCTGCGCCTCGAACCCTCGGCGGCGGCAGGCTTCGCCGCAATTCGGCCCTATCTCGACGCCGCCGCACCTGCGCAGGCGACGCATGTGGTCTGGACCACCGGCGGCGCACTTCTGCCGGAGGCAGAGTTCCGGGACGCCCTGGCACGAGGATAG
- the gsiB gene encoding Glutathione-binding protein GsiB yields the protein MQIMARYLPAAGATLALLLTTFSVPALAGKANDTLVYASDTEPENVSPYHNSAREGVVLARNVWDTLLYRDPKTGAYQPMLATAWKWVDPTTLELTLREGVTFHNGDVFGPEDVAFTFNYVLTPEARTVTKQNVDWMKSTEVVDARTVRIHLKTAFPAALEYLAGPTPIFPAAYFKKVGLDGFAKAPIGTGPYRITSVENGRGVKMERNAKYWPGSPIGMPKIGKLEFRVIPDADSRMAELVTGGIDWIWRVPSDQADQLKAAPNVTVLSAETMRVGFLQFDTLGRAKENSPLKDPRVRQAISYAIDRKAMVDNLVRGGSRVMNAACFIDQFGCTDEGVPRYGYDPAKAKALLKEAGYPDGFEIDLGAYRERDYAEAVIGYLRAVGITARLNYLRYAALRDMIRGGKVSIAFQTWGSFSVLDVSAFTGVYLKGGDEDLTKDPETIAALQAGDGATDPAARKVKYAEALKRIAAQAYILPLFSYSTNYAFTSDLAFTAQPDELPRFYAASWK from the coding sequence ATGCAGATCATGGCGAGATACCTTCCCGCGGCAGGCGCCACACTCGCTCTCCTGCTGACGACGTTCAGCGTTCCGGCGCTCGCCGGCAAGGCCAACGACACCCTGGTCTATGCCTCGGACACCGAGCCGGAGAACGTGAGCCCGTATCACAACAGCGCCCGCGAGGGCGTCGTCCTCGCCCGCAACGTCTGGGACACCCTGCTCTACCGCGATCCGAAGACCGGCGCGTATCAGCCGATGCTCGCCACCGCCTGGAAATGGGTCGACCCGACGACCCTCGAACTGACCCTGCGCGAGGGCGTGACCTTCCATAACGGTGATGTCTTCGGCCCCGAGGACGTGGCCTTCACCTTCAACTACGTGCTGACGCCGGAAGCCCGCACGGTGACGAAGCAGAACGTCGACTGGATGAAGTCGACGGAAGTGGTGGACGCCAGGACCGTCCGCATCCACCTCAAGACCGCCTTCCCCGCCGCTCTCGAATATCTCGCCGGACCGACCCCGATCTTCCCGGCCGCTTACTTCAAAAAGGTCGGCCTCGACGGTTTCGCCAAGGCTCCCATCGGCACCGGCCCCTACCGCATCACCAGCGTCGAGAACGGACGCGGGGTGAAGATGGAGCGCAACGCCAAGTATTGGCCCGGTAGCCCCATCGGGATGCCCAAGATCGGCAAGCTCGAATTCCGCGTCATCCCCGATGCCGACAGCCGCATGGCCGAACTCGTCACCGGCGGCATCGACTGGATCTGGCGCGTCCCGAGCGACCAGGCCGACCAGCTCAAGGCCGCGCCCAACGTCACCGTGCTCAGCGCCGAGACCATGCGCGTCGGCTTCCTGCAATTCGACACGCTCGGCCGCGCCAAGGAGAACTCGCCGCTCAAGGATCCCCGCGTCCGCCAGGCGATCTCCTACGCCATCGACCGCAAGGCGATGGTGGACAACCTCGTCCGCGGCGGCAGCCGCGTCATGAACGCGGCCTGCTTCATCGACCAGTTCGGCTGTACCGACGAGGGCGTGCCGCGCTACGGTTACGATCCGGCCAAGGCCAAGGCGCTCCTCAAGGAGGCCGGCTATCCCGACGGGTTCGAGATCGATCTCGGCGCCTATCGCGAGCGCGACTACGCCGAGGCCGTCATCGGCTACCTGCGCGCCGTCGGCATCACCGCCCGGCTCAACTATCTGCGTTACGCGGCGCTGCGCGACATGATCCGGGGCGGCAAGGTCTCCATCGCCTTCCAGACCTGGGGCTCGTTCTCGGTCCTCGACGTCTCGGCCTTCACGGGCGTCTACCTCAAGGGCGGTGACGAGGACCTGACCAAGGATCCCGAGACCATCGCGGCGCTCCAGGCCGGGGACGGCGCCACCGATCCGGCCGCGCGCAAGGTGAAATACGCCGAGGCGCTCAAGCGCATCGCGGCCCAGGCCTACATCCTGCCGCTGTTCTCCTACTCGACCAACTACGCCTTCACCTCGGACCTCGCCTTCACGGCGCAGCCCGACGAGCTGCCGCGCTTCTATGCGGCGAGTTGGAAGTGA
- the gltC gene encoding HTH-type transcriptional regulator GltC, with protein MQMSGLRYFLAVARTGSIAAASVQLNVAASAISRQIANLEAELDCVLFERRPRGMVLSPSGELLAQHARQALARAEQVAAEIQELRGLARGFIRVATAEGFALDLLPNAIAEFHALYPGIRFEIQVLPPAQVTQVVAAGDADMGITFALAPTNLVTVFYETVVEMVALAAPGHPLAGRGPIRLDELQAYPMAMPPLDTTARLVFDAACRAEGIVIEPTLTSNILTALLPFVRRTRGIALMSPLSVQTPVRLGELVCIPIQSQASLRRGIQVQLMRDRKLPHAAQAFLRQLVAALPPAGTGGAW; from the coding sequence ATGCAGATGTCAGGCCTGCGCTATTTCCTCGCCGTGGCCCGGACAGGGTCCATCGCGGCGGCCTCGGTGCAGCTCAACGTCGCCGCCTCCGCGATCAGCCGCCAGATCGCCAATCTCGAAGCGGAACTCGATTGCGTCCTGTTCGAGCGCCGGCCGCGCGGCATGGTCCTGAGTCCGTCCGGCGAGTTGCTGGCCCAGCATGCGCGGCAGGCCTTGGCGCGGGCCGAGCAGGTCGCTGCCGAAATCCAGGAATTGCGCGGGCTGGCACGGGGCTTCATCCGCGTCGCCACCGCGGAGGGATTCGCCCTCGACCTCTTGCCGAACGCCATCGCCGAGTTTCACGCGCTCTATCCCGGCATCCGTTTCGAAATCCAGGTTCTGCCCCCGGCACAAGTCACGCAGGTCGTGGCGGCGGGCGACGCCGATATGGGCATCACCTTCGCGCTGGCGCCGACGAACCTCGTCACGGTGTTCTACGAGACCGTGGTGGAGATGGTCGCGCTGGCCGCCCCCGGCCATCCGCTGGCCGGCCGGGGGCCAATCCGGCTCGACGAGCTCCAGGCCTATCCGATGGCGATGCCGCCCCTCGACACAACCGCGCGCCTCGTCTTCGATGCGGCCTGCCGGGCGGAAGGCATCGTCATCGAGCCGACGCTGACCTCCAACATCCTCACGGCGCTGCTGCCCTTCGTCCGAAGGACGAGGGGGATCGCGCTGATGTCGCCGCTCTCGGTGCAGACGCCGGTGCGGCTCGGGGAGCTGGTCTGCATCCCGATCCAGTCGCAGGCGAGCCTGCGGCGCGGCATTCAGGTCCAGCTCATGCGGGACCGCAAGCTGCCGCATGCGGCGCAGGCGTTCCTGCGCCAGCTCGTGGCCGCCCTGCCGCCGGCGGGGACCGGCGGTGCTTGGTGA
- the acdS gene encoding 1-aminocyclopropane-1-carboxylate deaminase: protein MLSKFERYPLTFGPSPIEKLSRLTDHLGGDVEIYAKREDCNSGLAYGGNKLRKLEYIVPDAIASGADTLVSIGGVQSNHTRMVAAVAAKIGMKCRLIQEAWVPHEDAVYDRVGNILLSRIMGAETQLVDDGFDIGIRESWKAALEDVRAKGGKPYAIPAGASVHKFGGLGYVGFAEEVRAQEAEMGLTFDYIVVCTVTGSTHAGMVVGFAADGRARNVIGIDASCTPAQTKAQVLDIAKNTAALIGAPDITEDDVVLNEDYAYPVYGVPSKETVEAIRLSARLEAMITDPVYEGKSMQGMIDLTRKGFFPKGSKVLYAHLGGAPALNGYSYTFRNG from the coding sequence ATGCTGTCGAAATTCGAGCGCTATCCCCTCACCTTCGGCCCGAGCCCGATCGAGAAGCTGTCGCGCCTCACCGACCATCTCGGCGGCGATGTCGAGATCTACGCCAAGCGCGAGGATTGCAATTCCGGCCTGGCTTACGGAGGCAACAAGCTGCGCAAGCTCGAATACATCGTGCCCGATGCCATCGCGAGCGGAGCCGATACGCTGGTCTCCATCGGCGGCGTGCAATCGAACCATACCCGCATGGTCGCGGCGGTGGCCGCCAAGATCGGGATGAAGTGCCGGCTGATCCAGGAAGCCTGGGTGCCGCACGAGGATGCGGTCTACGACCGGGTCGGCAACATCCTGCTGTCGCGCATCATGGGCGCGGAGACGCAGCTCGTGGATGACGGGTTCGACATCGGCATCCGCGAGAGCTGGAAGGCGGCCCTGGAGGATGTGAGGGCCAAGGGCGGCAAGCCCTATGCGATTCCGGCCGGCGCCTCGGTGCACAAGTTCGGCGGCCTCGGCTATGTGGGCTTCGCCGAGGAGGTGCGTGCCCAGGAGGCCGAGATGGGCCTGACGTTCGACTACATCGTCGTTTGCACCGTCACCGGCTCGACCCATGCCGGCATGGTGGTGGGCTTCGCCGCCGATGGCCGCGCCCGCAACGTCATCGGCATCGACGCCTCCTGCACCCCGGCCCAGACCAAGGCGCAGGTGCTCGACATCGCGAAGAACACTGCCGCGCTGATCGGCGCCCCCGACATCACCGAGGACGACGTGGTCCTCAACGAGGATTACGCCTACCCGGTCTACGGCGTGCCCTCGAAGGAGACGGTCGAGGCGATCCGCCTCTCGGCGCGGCTCGAGGCCATGATCACCGACCCGGTCTACGAGGGGAAGTCGATGCAGGGGATGATCGACCTCACCCGCAAGGGTTTCTTCCCCAAGGGCTCAAAGGTGCTCTACGCCCATCTCGGCGGCGCACCGGCCCTGAACGGCTACAGCTACACGTTCCGGAACGGCTGA
- the gsiA_2 gene encoding Glutathione import ATP-binding protein GsiA: protein MSEPVVSIRNLTLALPKGADRPHAVEDLSLDLMPGKILCVVGESGSGKSMSAYALTGLLPRALTPVAGSILFEGRDLLTLGERDWRALRGRRIAMVFQEPMTALNPVMRIGDQIAEMFEAHGLLTKAERRAKAIALATEVGLPDPAQIVRAYPHQLSGGQRQRAMIAMALALEPSILVADEPTTALDVTTQAQILKLVRDLQRRRGMSVLFITHDFGVVADIADHVAVLQRGKLVESGSATEVLRNPQHPYTKALLAAVPSIVPPERDSREGAPIALSAIGLTKTYTSRRGLFGPPRIVHAVKEVAFDVRRGETLGLVGESGSGKSTTARLAIRLIDPDRGTIRLGALDYTALGARALRAERKRIQMIFQDPFASLNPRRTVEQIITAGPIAHGVPAREARARARELLDLVGLSPSAAERYPNAFSGGQRQRIGIARALAMEPDVLVADEAVSALDVSVQAQVLDLLEDLKQRLNLAMLFITHDLRVAAKICDRIAVMHRGEIVEQRPTAELFRRPDHPYTRDLLSAVPGLQMDVA from the coding sequence ATGAGCGAGCCTGTCGTCAGCATCCGCAACCTCACCCTGGCCCTGCCGAAGGGAGCGGACCGGCCGCATGCGGTGGAGGATCTCTCCCTCGATCTGATGCCGGGCAAGATCCTGTGCGTCGTCGGCGAATCGGGCTCGGGGAAATCCATGAGCGCCTATGCGCTCACCGGCCTGCTGCCGCGCGCCCTGACCCCCGTCGCCGGCAGCATCCTCTTCGAGGGGCGCGATCTCCTCACCCTCGGCGAGCGCGACTGGCGTGCCTTGCGCGGTCGCCGCATCGCCATGGTGTTCCAGGAGCCCATGACGGCGCTCAATCCGGTCATGCGGATCGGCGACCAGATCGCCGAGATGTTCGAGGCGCATGGCCTCCTCACCAAGGCCGAGCGTCGGGCCAAGGCCATCGCGCTCGCCACCGAGGTCGGCCTGCCCGATCCGGCGCAGATCGTGCGTGCCTATCCGCATCAGCTGTCGGGCGGACAGCGCCAGCGCGCGATGATCGCCATGGCGCTGGCGCTGGAGCCCTCGATCCTCGTCGCCGACGAGCCGACCACGGCGCTCGACGTCACCACCCAGGCACAGATCCTGAAGCTCGTCCGCGACCTGCAGCGGCGGCGGGGCATGAGCGTCCTGTTCATCACCCACGATTTCGGCGTCGTCGCGGATATCGCCGACCATGTGGCGGTGCTCCAGCGCGGCAAGCTGGTGGAATCGGGCTCCGCCACCGAGGTCCTGAGAAACCCGCAGCATCCCTACACCAAGGCGCTGCTGGCGGCGGTGCCGAGCATCGTGCCCCCGGAGCGCGACTCACGGGAAGGCGCGCCCATCGCCCTCTCGGCCATCGGCTTGACGAAAACCTACACCTCGCGCCGTGGCCTGTTCGGGCCGCCGCGCATCGTCCACGCGGTCAAGGAGGTGGCGTTCGACGTCCGGCGCGGCGAGACTCTCGGGCTCGTGGGTGAATCGGGCTCGGGCAAATCCACCACGGCGCGCCTCGCCATCCGGCTCATCGATCCGGACCGGGGCACAATCCGCCTCGGTGCGCTCGATTACACGGCGCTCGGGGCGCGGGCGCTTCGTGCCGAGCGCAAGCGCATCCAGATGATCTTCCAGGACCCCTTCGCCTCCCTCAACCCGCGCCGGACCGTGGAGCAGATCATCACCGCCGGCCCGATCGCCCATGGCGTTCCGGCCCGCGAGGCGCGGGCGCGGGCGCGGGAACTCCTCGACCTCGTCGGTCTGTCGCCCAGCGCCGCCGAGCGATATCCGAACGCCTTCTCCGGCGGCCAGCGCCAGCGCATCGGCATCGCCCGGGCGCTCGCCATGGAGCCCGACGTGCTGGTCGCCGACGAGGCCGTCTCGGCCCTCGACGTGTCGGTCCAGGCCCAGGTGCTCGACCTTCTCGAGGATCTGAAGCAGCGCCTGAACCTCGCGATGCTGTTCATCACCCACGACCTGCGCGTCGCCGCCAAGATCTGCGACCGGATCGCGGTGATGCATCGCGGGGAGATCGTGGAACAGCGGCCGACGGCCGAGCTGTTCCGCCGGCCGGACCATCCCTACACGCGGGATCTGCTCTCGGCCGTGCCTGGACTGCAGATGGACGTGGCCTGA
- the lrp_2 gene encoding Leucine-responsive regulatory protein, with protein MSPSLDRIDLKILRLLQADGRMNNAEIAKRVNTSAATCHRRTQRLFDEGYIRGVHARIAPEKVGRGSLVIVGVVLDRSTPESFAAFEAAAQAMPTMLDCHLVAGDFDYFLKIRVSDMADFNRLHSETLIALPGVRQTRTFFVMKEVVDNAPMDL; from the coding sequence ATGTCGCCATCGCTCGACCGGATCGATCTGAAGATCCTGCGCCTGCTCCAGGCCGATGGGCGCATGAACAATGCCGAGATCGCCAAGCGGGTGAATACCAGCGCGGCCACCTGCCACCGCCGCACGCAGCGCCTGTTCGACGAGGGCTACATCCGCGGCGTCCATGCGCGGATCGCGCCGGAAAAGGTCGGACGGGGGTCCCTGGTCATCGTCGGCGTCGTGCTCGACCGCTCGACCCCGGAGAGCTTCGCCGCTTTCGAGGCCGCCGCCCAGGCGATGCCGACCATGCTCGACTGCCATCTCGTGGCCGGGGATTTCGACTATTTCCTCAAGATCCGCGTCTCCGACATGGCGGATTTCAACCGCCTGCACAGCGAGACCCTGATCGCCCTGCCGGGAGTGCGGCAGACGCGGACCTTCTTCGTCATGAAGGAGGTGGTGGACAATGCGCCGATGGATCTCTGA